A window of Mustela erminea isolate mMusErm1 chromosome 19, mMusErm1.Pri, whole genome shotgun sequence genomic DNA:
ctgaaaaaattgaaacaaaaaagaaaaatacaccaaCTAGAAACCTGTCTTTGTCCACATAGGAACTTCCATCCTCGTGTGTCACCTATGATGGGGCTCAGGGCTTATCCCGGCCAGCCTCAGAGACAGTGATACAACTTACTACTGTGGCCTCCTCACCCGTAAGAAGCAATATTCACTTGAACTGCAGGGTCGAAGGAtcaggggtggggttggggggctcaGGCTTAAACCAGAAGCAAGCAGTCCAGTTGAGCATACTGACATCTGCAAGGCAATAGGCTGTTGTAGCAGGGTCAGAAACCTTGAAGACTTCCttaggatttttatttcctctttagcCTCAAAAGAAAATGGGTTGATCCTTAACGCGGAACTTTCTTCTCTGGTTGAGTCCTGGAAAGACTAGAAATTGCTCAAATTCTGAGGCACTTAAGAGTAAAAAGGGATGCTGTTTGTGTTTGTTAACAGGCACGAACTGGGCATGTCCCAGGGTGAGTGGGACATGGGTGTCTGGCTACATCCCTAACCCCCAGAGCTAGAGTGCCACAACCGCGTGCCTCTACAGCGGCCCCCACACCGCCATCAGCAGGAGCTCTGTCCCAAGACCCCTGCCCCCCCATACCTGAGATCATGGATAGCACCAAACTCTATACAGTGTCTTTCCCTCTACATCCCCCCCTCACCGTGATAAAAGTTCAATTTGTAAAGACATGGTAAGAGatgaacaacaataaaataaaaccattctaAACATATACTGTTAACGAAAGTTACTTGAGTGTGGTCTCTCTCAAGATCTCTTACTGTCCTGTATTCCTCTGATGATGGGAGCTGACCCAGCACATACGAGGTGAAGGGAGGTGAAGGGCACACGTGCTGGGGTGCAGTGTGACCTTGCTGGGAGCCTTCTCAGCAGGAGGACCATCTGGTTCCAGACTGTCGGCCACTAGTCACAGAAACCGCCGAAGGCGAGAATGTGTATCAGGGGAGACCACTGTATTTACATTCTGACTGTCCCCGGGGTTGTCCAAAAAGGACCAAGGGGTGCCCAGAAATGCCTTCAGCTGATCATTCAAAGCATGTTACTCTGGCAGCAAAAGCATGAGCTCAGTTGGGAGGACTGCCCCTCGCTGTGGTCTGTGCCAGCCTCCTGAAATCAAGCGTGCTCATCGGCTTTGATGACATGCTCCCTGAACTGCACAAAACCTTTAAGGGAGCTAACAGGAGGGCAGTGTTCAGTCCAGCAAGATGACCTAAGAAGCCTAAAGCTAGAGTCATGATTCAGTGTTCAACTGAGACCCTTGGGAGAGTAAAAGGTGTGTTCAACCTGTCGGGACACATGGCCAGGCAGGTAGGAAGTGGGTCAGGCTGCCTCTGGTAAAGGACGTCACTAGTGCTGCTGAGTGACTCCAGAACTGGACTTACCCACTCCAGGTACTTGGAACCTCTCACTGCAACCCTTCCCTGCACCTTCCCAGAATTTATAAGCATCTACAACCAGGATTACCCAACACCTTTTCCAAATAAGttcttccatctttatttttgtaaaaaaaaaccaaaaaacccaaagaacaaagtcACCACCAAGCACAGGACAACTTACCAGGCAAGGTCTTgattccctccctccttcatgTCCCCCGTGCCTCATCAACAGTGTCAGGGAAGCAGTCGGCATGGTTAGCTTTTCCCCAAGGGAGTGTTACAAACAagggttggagggagggagggaaggctggcTGGGTATTTCATCACTGAGAAGTTGCTTCCAACAGATTGTTTGAAATCACGGGTACGTTTGAAATGCAGGAAAGGAAGACCATGCCATCAGAAATCATACCCCTCTTTCTGCCAAGGTTTTCGAAGCAGCCTTTCATTTGCGGGGAGGGTCAGAATTGTGTTTtatgggccggggtggggggggcacctgggtggctcattcagttaaatggccatctcttgatcttagctcaagtctcaatctcagggttgtgagttcaagacttacttacaaaaaaaccccaaaaacagcaacaaaaaaccccCTGTGTTTTAAGGACCCAGACCAGTTTCAAAAACTTGCTCTGTAGTCCCAGAACAAAGACTAAGATAAATACACATGTCTTGTTAGGCTTATTCTACAGAAGGTCAGGGGCTGCAGGTCTGGAGTCCTTGTTAGTGTACTTAGTGTTGGTGAGAAGCCTGGGCCCCAGCCTGGGACACTGAAGTCTTCTAAAGACAAAGCAGAGACACTGAGAGGCCCGTATCCCCCGTCGCCTTCCACTACATACGGAGGATGGGCAGGCGGTCCCAGCTACTGGCCTCCTTCCAGCCCCTGTGCGTGCTGACTTGGGCCAAACCAGAGGAATGATCCTGATTCCTTAGGAGTCTGACGAGCAGAGCAGAGCAAGCGTAGTCCCTTCTAGGCCGACTCCACAGAGGGCTCAGGCCTCGGGCTTGCAGGCCGCCCCACGCTGGGACCTGGCTGCAGCCAACGGCCCCAAGGGGGCCATGGCACGCGTGGTCTAGGCGTAGCCCCCAGCCATCTGACTGGTGGCTGCATTGCTGCCCACTCCCCGCCAGGCCTGGAAGCTGAAGAAAGCGCTCACTCCGTAGGCAATCATCACTAAACACGAAAAGaactggaagaggaagaagacaccAAAGCTGAGTTGGTGTGCACTGTGgcaatggggggagggggtcagggggGACAGATAGGACCACCAGACAGCCTCAGAAGGGCATATACAGTAAAACCTGGAGTAGTGCTCCCCACTTAACTAGAACAAGCTGCACTGGCAGCCACCCCAACTCCAATTAACCACACACTCACTTCCCAAGTGTTTGTAGGGTTGCCAACATTACATTCTTGTGGGGGAAACCATGGCTAACCACGCAGCAAGGTAGGTCAGACTGTGACACGGGCAACTGGACAGTGTGCTGAGAGCGACTGAGGGGTAGGAACTCCTTCAGACACACATCaggaatttagttttaaaaagacaatgttcagggcacgtgggtggctcagtggattaaaacctctgtcttcagctcaggtcctgatcccagggtcctaggatcgagctccgtATGGGGCTTGCTGCTTCCCACCCAttcccctgcctgcctgtctacttgtgatctcagtcaaataaataaataaaatattaaaaaaaaaaaaaaaaaaagacaatgttcaAAAAGTACCCAAGAGGggtacctaagtggctcagtgggttaagcctgtcttcagctcgggtcacgatcccagagacctgggattgagtcctgcatcgggctccctgctcagcagagagcctgctgctccccctgcctttctctgtcaaataaataagtaaaatcttaaaaaaaaaaaaaaaaaaaaaaaaagtatccaaggAATTCTCTGGAATTAGTTTATAGGTGGACTACACTGGCCCCTGCAGCCGCATTCTGAAGCTGAGGAAACCCATGTCCTGGTCTTGCTCCTGCCCAACCCTGGACTGCACCTTGGCGTGTTcacctcactgagcctcagtttccttgtctgtccAGAGGAACTGGTAGTCCCTCAGTGTGGCAGTCAAGGGGTCCTATGAGGTAATGTCTGCACAGGGCCCCATGGACTGAAGCGTGACAGGTGTGGACAGGGTCGCTGGTATGCCACTGGCTGCTTGATATGAAGCCCAAGTCGGGGCTTCCTGAGAGAGCTATAAATCCCCCAAATGGTTTAAACCAAAAGGTACTGTGTGCCCCTTTTAAGGCGGGTGGGCAGTTTTCAACAGATTCTCCAAGGGGGCACACGGACTATAAATTGGTACGAAGCACCTGTGTGCCAGAAAAGTTCAACAGTGAACCCAAAACTCCCATTTACCATTGAGAGTATTTTCAAGTGTTGCAGTTCCTTGAGGTTTACTGCTAACTGTGGAGGACAAACCTGCCCGTCCCTAAGCCCCTCCTGAGAAGGAGGTCCCTTGGTGGTGGCAGATGCTGGCCTCAGACCAGGGGGTGGTGGAAGCCCAGAGGCACAGACTTGGTTtgacccgcccctcccccatcactgcCAAGGGCACCCCCAGGGACCCATACTCACAGAGGCGGCCGCACGCTGGTTATACGGCCGGGTGCCCTTCAGGGACGTCAGCTCCACGGCGGCAGAGCAGGTGATGAAGGCCGTGATGTAGAGAACAGTTGCACCCACGTTGAATATCATTAACTagggaatggggggaggggagaacaggcTAAGGATGGCAGACTCTTTCAGTTGCCCCCAGCACACCCCTTTAATATCTAGAACAGAGGCTGGGACTCAAGGATGGGGATGGATACATGGGTCTTTCCCACTATACTCCTCAGGGTGACAGTCCACATGGGGTCAACCGATAGGCCATCCAAGCGGGGAGCATAAACACACATAAGgctgagaggggaggggaaatgaTGCGAAGGCCTAAAGTGATCtggtcaggggaggggcagtgacAGCCCCACAAGGCAAAACTCCATTCCCAATGGCAGGAGACCAAACGAAGGCCATCTCTGAGAGCACCAGCTGAAGAATTCCAGGGCCACGTTATTCCATGCAAGCCTGGCCCCCACGCATGGCACTGTGGGCCTTGGTCCTGAGGCTGGCCCTGGGAAgacttcccatctctctctgccccaccatGGGGgaatctctgcctgccttttggcCACATCCTAGACTCAAGGCCACCATGTCAAATGCCAGGGTGAAGACCCAGCTGGATTCTGGGGCTGACTGGCAGAAGGGACGCTTGGATGACAGTCAGGCCCAAGTCCCATTTCCCTAACACTTGGCCCCTGGAGCCCATAAACAGTCTTAGCAGAGATTGCAAACTGGTGGCCCTCAGGCACATTTGGGTCAACCTAccgatttaaaaaaatatatatatcaatattctaaaatgagatttttttaaagcttttttttttttttttttaaaagatttcatttatctgagagagagagagagaaagagatagtgagagagcacatgagcagggaagagagggagaagcagggagcccgacgtggggctcgatcccagaaccccaagatcatgacctgagctgaagggagatgcttaaccgactgagccacccaggtgccccgaaaatgaGATTTCATATGAAAACCCAAAGAGCTCATATAAAACTTTCAGTCTTAAAATATCAAGATTTGGTACCAAGGGGCCTGCACGCCCACTGACAGCAGGAGCTGGCTCCCTACAGACGGATGGGTACAGGCGCTCCAGAACCCCTCCCTCAACCTACATCACTCACTCACCTTGCCCAGGTCCGGTAGGGAGCTTGTAGTCCCCATTCCAGAAAATGCCAATTTGACAATCCCAATCCAGTCGTCTCCAGATGCAGCCAAGCCTTATCTGCCAATAGGCCCAGCAGCCAAAGAGACACTGCCCTGCTATCTTGGCCCAGGAAAGGAGCCTCTTTCCAACAAGAGCTGTGGCCGGAGCCCCAGGTCTGTGCTCAGAGACACTGAGGTCCCCGCCATCTTGGGAGATTTCTTTCTTCAAGGCTCCTAGGACATGGCCATGACCGGGACTGGACCCTAGCCAGGAAGTCCGGCCGTCCCCTCCTCAGCCTAGGATCTTCCCTGCAAGCCCAGCGGCCACCACAAACACGGCCTGGCTCCTGCCAGTGATGTCAAGATCTAACAAACCCGTTCTGTCTTGAGGATGACTCACGTTTCCTCAGTTTAAACAGTCATTGAATTCCACACAATGCCGCCTAGTCCCAGCCTTGCTTGTCTTACAATCATGTGCCTCTCTTGCCTCGCTGCTCACTGAAAGCCTCAGACCCCAGCTGCAGGGGTTTTCCAGGTCAGAGAAAAAAGCCCAGCGCGAGCTTTCTGTGTCTGGCCGGGGAACTTCCTATGGCCGCTCTCCCCTCTGTGTCCCGAGAAGACTGACCTGGACAAAGCGGGGAGGCCACCCTCTCCCAAGCTGTCGGGGACTTATTCTGGGTAATTCCTGATAGTCTGGCTGAGGGCTGGGAGAGTCTTGACAGACCTCCTGAAAcacaggttcaaatcccaactgcccccacaaaacagaaaaacactttCAAGATTCCAAATGCAGGGGGCTCTCCATTCgagagccctcacagggacacctgggtggctcagtggttaagcgtctgcctttggctctgatcatgatcaagccccatgtccagctgcctgctcagtggggagtctgcttcaccctgtccctctccctctgcctgcagctcctccagcttatgctctctctctctcaaataaacaagtaatatctttaaaaaaaaaaaaaagagagatagagagcatgcctcacttctcccttctctgaagAAAGCCAAGTCTATGTCCTCCTATATTTGTGGCCATggatcctccctcccccactcagctCTACAGCTGGCTGAGGGCCAACTCCCACCAGCCACATCTCAGGCAGGGAAGGTGCCTCTGTCACAGCTGCGCACAGAGGCAGATGGGTCAGCCTTGAGGCACACCCCTCCCAACGCCGTGCTCCCACCCAGACTCACCACCAGCGGCCAGGGCACCATGTACATTTTCATGTGCAGCTGAAACAGGTAGAGGATGAAGAAGACGATTGTCACCAGCCAGAGGAAGACAGCCACGAACATGACCCAGCCGTAGGCCGGGTACAGGTGGTATGGGGTGTCGGCAATCAGGGCCCACACCAGCAGCCCCAGCACCTGGAGGGACGAGACAGGGCCAAGAGTCCCCTAGAGCCCCCAACACTCTGGCCGGAGGCCACGGGGCTCGCTCTGCAGGACACATTTCTCATTTAgtcaaagaaacatttatttggcTCCTACTGCATACCACGTAAGGGAGTTACCCTTGCCTGGTAACTCCTCCTTTCAGATCTCAGTTGAAATGTTGCACACCATGGGACACTTTCCCCCGGTCCTCCAGTCTGGCTTCTAGAACACTTCTTTTGTGCCCTCCTGgccccccaggcacccaccaCCCAGGACCagattctgtttccttcccctgaCTTttgagttccttgagggcaggacaATGACTGTCTCACAGCTGCATCCAGACACTCAGCACACCTCCCAGAGAGCCATCCTGGCCTCCTCCATGGCTTTCACCCCCTTCCTTGCTGCCCGAGATCCCCGAGGCTGAGGCACCCTCCCTTCTCCACAAGGGCATGCTCTGCAATCTCTGGAGCTAGGCATGATTCAGCGCTAGCGCTGAGGCAGGGAGGGTCTAATGGGGGGCTCTGGAGAAAGGCTCCCTTGCTGACAAAGAAGCACCAAGACAACTGTCCCTCTTCTTTCTTGGATGGCATCCAGACATTGTGGCAGCAAGGCTCACGGGGACCCTGCCACAGCTGGAGAATGACCTAACCATCAGACGGATCAGAGAGAAATGGCTCAAGAGCCAAATCCATCTCTGGCTGCTGGTTCTGGAAACAAAAAGGCCTCTTGGCCAAAAGCTCCTATACCAGCCCCCGGAGAGCTGGTGCTCACCAGCGAGCACAGCCAGCACTGGGAACCTGCTGCATGCTCCCACCCCAGCGCCCCGCCAAGGACTGAAGGCATGTTGTGTACCCATTCCCCTACATGTGAAGGGTCAGGACAGGAATGACCTTAGCCGAGTCCAGAAATCTGTAGGACAATgctcctttctcctcatcctgcccctcctgcccaaGAGGCCGGGGAGGGGTACAGTTGACTTTTCCTCCCAGTGGGAGGTGGAGCCCTGGAGCCTGAGAGCCAACAGCTGGGCTTTAATCCTGCCCACACTGTTGGACCCTGGGCaagctcctttccctctctgtgcaGCTCCCGGGGGACAACTCCAGTCTCCCCACCAGAATGCAGCTCCCTGAGGAGTCCGAGTTTGGTCACTGCTGTATCTCCAGGGCCCAGAGGTACCTGGTCAGCAGATGTGTGTGCAGAACTAAcgagcctcggtttccttatcCATGAAATGGGGGTCAGAAACCTGCCCAGCACAGGAAGCAGAGGTGAATCGGTGATGTACTCCTGGCCTtgcccccctccacccaccaGAGATGGGCTGGTAGTGGCCTGGGTGGCCCAATTTAGGGGTGAGGAAGGTGGCAGGGCCTTGCCTGCAGGCACGCAATTAAGGGACAGAGCTGTTACCAGCGAGGACCCAAAGCTGGGGTGTCTCAGCACAGCACCGCCAGCTTTTACCACCCATCTTCCGGCACCCTGCCTGAGAAGGACATTATGAGGGCGGCCAAGAGCCCCCAGAGCTGGGTGAGGCCACTGCTCTGAAAgagaaccaccccccccaacacagCTTGTTGCAGGACCCTCCCAGGTAAGAACCAGACTCATCAGGTACAATCATCCTTTTGCTTCAAGCGGGATCCTGATGGGCCCCCAGGCCAATGTGCTGCCTGCTCCAACCACCAAAAAAGGAAGTCAGAAAATGCACTGAACTGAAAATCAAGAGAAGACCAATTTGGCTTCACCCTAACATGTACCTACCACTTACTGGTACGATTACTCCTTGATTTGGCTGGAGACCACTGAACGCCCTTCGGATCCATGCCAGGCCTCAGGTAAGCCACTCCCTATTTGGTTCATGGTTTCCCCATGACCCCCTCATTGGTGTGTACTAtgtatttcccccatttttcaaACAGAAACTCAGAGGGAAATATCTGCAGCTGCCCATGGCTCCCCctaggggtgggggtagggcaggatttgaacccagctctgACCTCTGGAACCCAGGCTACTGAGAGTTACTTAGTAACACGTGAAAGATGAGGACACCCGAGCTGTCCCCtggctctgccctgccctccagcccagccctggtTTCCAGATCAGCAAGCGCAGCCTCTGAGAGATAAAGCCACCAGATAAGCAGCGGGAATTTCTGGGGTTCCTCCTGGCTTTGCCAACCTGGCCCTGTGCCCTGGGAGCCGCCTCGGTTTCTGCCCTCAAACAAGGAAAGGTCCACTCTTCCCTTGGAACCAGAGAGACTGGTTTTTCCTGTCCACTCTCCCCCGGCCCCAGGAATCTGAATGGTGCACTCCaacccagggcccagggagaccCTACTCAGGACAGGGAGGCCCCACATTTGCCAACCCCTCTGCTAGCCTGACGGCCTCATCCGCCCTCTGGCCAAAGACCCCTCCTGTAGCTGGAAGAAGGGGCCGGAGGACCTGTCCTGTGGTCTACTGGACAAGAGTAAACCCCACTTttcagagggaaggggacaggagtAGGTAGCCGAGGGTAAAGAGCAAAGGAGGGCCACCTGTCTCCAGAGTGTGATCCAGGCCCCTCTGTCCAGGATAGTCGCCTTGCAGCTCGGGTGCCCCTCTCTGGgaccattcattcaacaagtatctaTCCAACACCTACTACTGTGTGAGCCAAACAGACAAAACACCTGCTCTCCCAGAGCTCCCACTCTATGGAGGGGACCCAGATAAAAGCCCAATGCATCGATGAATGTGGGCAAGCAAGCCACAGGACAAGGGGTTAAGTGCTACGGAAAAAATTGCAGCTGAGAAGGAACGGGCAGTGTGGTCATTTGCAATTTCAGATAAGAGGCCAAGAAAGATCTCACTGGGAAGGTGACTTGTGAGCAGCGGGAACAGCAAGGATTGGCCAGGAGAGAGGCACGGACCAGATTCTCtttcagagcctccagaaggaaccaactaTGCAATATCTCGATTTTGAAATTCTAGCCTCCAGGACGGTGAGACAACAGATTTCTATGGTCTGAAGCCGCCCAGTTTATGGTATGTTTGtgatggcagccccaggaaaccagTACACCTTTCTTAGCTACTCTTGGACAGCCGACGGATGTCACAATCTGACCTGTGATACTGACATCAGTTCTGATGGAGGGCTGGCCTACTACTCCCTGGGTTCAGGCTCTGGCCCTGCCAACTTACCAGCTATGGGACCCAGGGCAAGTTGctggacctctctgtgccttagtgtCCTCATCCTCCAAACGTACCTACCTCAGGGGGTAGTTCTGAGATTAAAGAAAGTAATACATGTAAGGGACTTAGATCAACACGTTCCACTGTCATTATCAACCTGAGAGGCTGGACTGTGGGTTTTCCAATCCATTCTCTGCCCATATTCCTGAGGTAGAAGTAATTGTGTGTGTAATTCCCAGGGGTGTGAGGCCTCACTGAGATAAAGGACGTATCTAAACTTAAACACGAGGCATGGTGCCTGGCAGCTCAGGGCCCCATGCCAGTGTGGGCCCCACCCGTCTTTCAGATAAGGCAGCCGGCTTATC
This region includes:
- the PLLP gene encoding plasmolipin, which produces MAEFPSKVSTRTSSPAQGAGASVSALRPDLGFVRSSLGALMLLQLVLGLLVWALIADTPYHLYPAYGWVMFVAVFLWLVTIVFFILYLFQLHMKMYMVPWPLVLMIFNVGATVLYITAFITCSAAVELTSLKGTRPYNQRAAASFFSCLVMIAYGVSAFFSFQAWRGVGSNAATSQMAGGYA